A window from Thunnus albacares chromosome 19, fThuAlb1.1, whole genome shotgun sequence encodes these proteins:
- the LOC122969436 gene encoding trafficking kinesin-binding protein 1-like isoform X3, with amino-acid sequence MDNKSRMERLTGDELLCADRVGQMTKTYNDIDAVTRLLEEKERDLELAARIGQSLLKKNQTLTEQNDYLEEQVGQITEEVAQLHHELNLKDELLQFYTNAAEESEEESSGSPTGKKSKIETASGGFVSDTLQRKLKELEEENLSLRSEANHLKSETETYEEKEQQLVNDCVKELRLSSLQISTIAEELARKTEDASRQQEEITHLLSQIVDLQKKAKSYAVENEELSQHLIAAKDAQRQLTAELQELEEKYLECIEMLHEAQEELKNLRNRNYPAGTPRRYHPLGLYPMDSLAAEIEGTMRKELSLDDPECEEQKIHRKRVFETVKNVNQTVRQRSLTPTSANIPGSNQSLSARTSPQSSGLSTPRSSIYGSDINADSIALDNRTQSILMETTSNQDSSAEGREKKASGAEDLRLALRRLSLRRQNNLSERRFFEEERERRRGGHGGLHDALGQESAMTPSESIMSLGNLHLWATRGPYLPDKLQIVKPLEGSATLHHWQQLAQPHLGVILDARPGVVSKGYRPLELELEQVYPWGGFEEDEPGEQYFQNLPTSTASASPAVPSTSSTGSTNLGQPPPSLAPPSPPSPSPSPHLSNTDALAAYYPGKCMAHTSSTYTFTTCRILHPTDEQTRVTPSLNPVPASSSCVMTSTLLGTPAATPCTPRRLSLRPSESSTNLRDATRTTSTSLGLVRLLQERGISAAMYHQSQGLEHGKSSEGVLFSTSITPNRAPNPDPLRPSTPPNSPTGRGASAVPISVGFDFKSPSYDNFLASKPARSILKEVTGGMRGRQRGRDCESQTDVSVTVHNLNLLDKVKRLGVAGAQGGRAVSPSPILGPLGGLRRSGSPFGPDGIRRNRSYPAMVGASMAMKAPGPPE; translated from the exons ATGGACAACAAGAGCAGGATGGAGAGATTAACGGGGGATGAAT TGCTATGTGCAGACAGAGTGGGCCAGATGACGAAGACGTACAATGACATCGATGCTGTCACACGTCTGTTGGAGGAG aaagagagagatttggAGCTGGCTGCGAGGATCGGCCAGTCACTCCTTAAGAAGAACCAAACCCTGACTGAGCAGAATGACTATCTGGAGGAACAAGTGGGACAAATCACAGAGGAG GTGGCCCAGCTGCACCATGAGCTGAACCTGAAGgatgagctgctgcagttttaCACCAATGCAGCTgaggagagtgaggaggagtCCAGTGGCTCGCCAAC GGGTAAGAAGAGTAAAATAGAAACAGCTTCAGGAGGCTTTGTGAGTGACACACTCCAGAGGAAACTCAAAGAGCTGGAAGAAGAGAACCTGTCGCTCCGCTCAGAG GCTAACCATCTAAAGTCAGAGACGGAAACATATGAGGAAAAGGAACAGCAGCTTGTTAATGACTGTGTGAAGGAACTCA GGTTATCAAGTCTCCAGATCTCTACCATAGCGGAGGAATTGGCTCGTAAGACTGAGGATGCCTCCCGGCAGCAAGAGGAAATCACACACCTCCTCTCTCAGATAGTCGACCTGCAAAAGAAAGCCAAATCT TATGCGGTGGAAAATGAGGAGCTCTCTCAGCACCTGATAGCAGCTAAAGATGCCCAGAGGCAGCTTACAGCAGAG CTCCAGGAGTTGGAGGAGAAGTACTTGGAGTGCATCGAGATGCTGCATGAAGcccaggaggagctgaagaacCTGAGGAACAGAAACTACCCCGCAGGAACCCCCCGACGCTACCATCCCCTGGGACTGTATCCCATG GATTCTCTGGCAGCTGAGATCGAGGGAACAATGAGGAAGGAGTTGAGTCTGGACGACCCAGAGTGCGAGGAACAGAA GATCCATCGTAAGCGTGTTTTTGAGACAGTCAAGAACGTCAATCAGACTGTCCGTCAGCGTTCACTGACTCCAACCAGCGCCAACATCCCGGGCTCCAACCAGTCTCTGTCAGCTCGCACATCGCCACAGTCCAGCGGCCTCTCCACGCCTCGCTCCAGCATATATGGAAGTGACATCAACGCAGACAGTATTGCCCTTGACAACCGGACACAGAGCATCCTGATGGAGACGACATCCAATCAAGATAG CAGTGCAGAGGGCCGAGAGAAGAAGGCGAGTGGGGCTGAGGACCTGCGGCTGGCCCTGCGCCGCCTGTCTCTGCGTAGACAAAACAACCTGAGTGAGAGGCGCTTCtttgaggaggagagggagcggAGGCGGGGAGGACATGGAGGTCTCCACGATGCCCTGGGCCAGGAGAGTGCGATGACCCCCTCAGAAAGCATCATGTCCCTTGGGAACCTCCACTTGTGGGCCACGAGAGGGCCTTACCTCCCTGACAAACTCCAGATCGTCAAACCGCTTGAAG GCTCTGCCACCCTGCACCACTGGCAGCAGTTAGCCCAGCCTCACCTCGGTGTGATTCTGGACGCCAGGCCTGGAGTCGTGTCAAAGGGCTACAGACCCCTCGAACTGGAGCTGgagcag GTGTATCCATGGGGTGGCTTTGAAGAAGATGAACCAGGGGAGCAGTACTTCCAGAATCTGCCCACCTCCACGGCCTCCGCTTCCCCAGCCGTGCCCTCCACCTCCAGCACAGGCAGCACCAACCTCGGTCAGCCACCGCCCAGCCTCGCTCcaccttctcctccctctccatccCCATCGCCACATCTCAGCAACACTGACGCCCTGG ctgcATACTACCCAGGTAAATGCATGGCTCACACCAGCTCTACTTACACCTTCACTACCTGTCGGATCCTCCACCCAACTGATGAGCAGACGCGGGTCACACCAAG TCTAAACCCAGTCCCAGCGTCGTCCTCCTGTGTGATGACCAGCACTCTGTTGGGTACTCCTGCTGCTACACCCTGCACGCCCCGCAGGCTCAGTCTCAGGCCCTCTGAATCCTCAACTAACCTCAG AGATGCAACACGTACCACCAGCACATCCCTGGGGTTAGTGCGCCTTCTCCAGGAGAGAGGGATCTCAGCAGCAATGTATCACCAGAGTCAGGGCCTGGAGCATGGAAAGAGCAGCGAAGGGGTTTTATTCAGCACGTCCATCACTCCCAACAGAGCCCCCAACCCTGACCCCCTGCGCCCCTCTACTCCTCCAAACTCCCCCACAGGGCGGGGAGCTTCAGCTGTGCCAATATCCGTGGGCTTCGACTTCAAGAGCCCCTCCTATGACAACTTCCTGGCTTCCAAACCGGCCCGTTCCATTCTGAAAGAAGTGACGGGAGGGATGAGGggcaggcagagagggagggactgcGAAAGCCAGACGGACGTTAGCGTGACCGTTCACAACCTCAACCTCCTGGATAAGGTGAAGCGGCTGGGTGTGGCCGGAGCTCAAGGGGGCAGAGCAGTGAGTCCCAGCCCCATCCTGGGGCCTCTGGGCGGGCTGCGCAGATCCGGCTCTCCTTTTGGGCCCGATGGAATAAGAAGGAACCGGAGTTATCCAGCCATGGTTGGAGCCAGCATGGCCATGAAGGCTCCAGGGCCCCCGGAGTAG
- the LOC122969436 gene encoding trafficking kinesin-binding protein 1-like isoform X5 — protein MTKTYNDIDAVTRLLEEKERDLELAARIGQSLLKKNQTLTEQNDYLEEQVGQITEEVAQLHHELNLKDELLQFYTNAAEESEEESSGSPTGKKSKIETASGGFVSDTLQRKLKELEEENLSLRSEANHLKSETETYEEKEQQLVNDCVKELRLSSLQISTIAEELARKTEDASRQQEEITHLLSQIVDLQKKAKSYAVENEELSQHLIAAKDAQRQLTAELQELEEKYLECIEMLHEAQEELKNLRNRNYPAGTPRRYHPLGLYPMDSLAAEIEGTMRKELSLDDPECEEQKIHRKRVFETVKNVNQTVRQRSLTPTSANIPGSNQSLSARTSPQSSGLSTPRSSIYGSDINADSIALDNRTQSILMETTSNQDSAEGREKKASGAEDLRLALRRLSLRRQNNLSERRFFEEERERRRGGHGGLHDALGQESAMTPSESIMSLGNLHLWATRGPYLPDKLQIVKPLEGSATLHHWQQLAQPHLGVILDARPGVVSKGYRPLELELEQVYPWGGFEEDEPGEQYFQNLPTSTASASPAVPSTSSTGSTNLGQPPPSLAPPSPPSPSPSPHLSNTDALAAYYPGKCMAHTSSTYTFTTCRILHPTDEQTRVTPSLNPVPASSSCVMTSTLLGTPAATPCTPRRLSLRPSESSTNLRDATRTTSTSLGLVRLLQERGISAAMYHQSQGLEHGKSSEGVLFSTSITPNRAPNPDPLRPSTPPNSPTGRGASAVPISVGFDFKSPSYDNFLASKPARSILKEVTGGMRGRQRGRDCESQTDVSVTVHNLNLLDKVKRLGVAGAQGGRAVSPSPILGPLGGLRRSGSPFGPDGIRRNRSYPAMVGASMAMKAPGPPE, from the exons ATGACGAAGACGTACAATGACATCGATGCTGTCACACGTCTGTTGGAGGAG aaagagagagatttggAGCTGGCTGCGAGGATCGGCCAGTCACTCCTTAAGAAGAACCAAACCCTGACTGAGCAGAATGACTATCTGGAGGAACAAGTGGGACAAATCACAGAGGAG GTGGCCCAGCTGCACCATGAGCTGAACCTGAAGgatgagctgctgcagttttaCACCAATGCAGCTgaggagagtgaggaggagtCCAGTGGCTCGCCAAC GGGTAAGAAGAGTAAAATAGAAACAGCTTCAGGAGGCTTTGTGAGTGACACACTCCAGAGGAAACTCAAAGAGCTGGAAGAAGAGAACCTGTCGCTCCGCTCAGAG GCTAACCATCTAAAGTCAGAGACGGAAACATATGAGGAAAAGGAACAGCAGCTTGTTAATGACTGTGTGAAGGAACTCA GGTTATCAAGTCTCCAGATCTCTACCATAGCGGAGGAATTGGCTCGTAAGACTGAGGATGCCTCCCGGCAGCAAGAGGAAATCACACACCTCCTCTCTCAGATAGTCGACCTGCAAAAGAAAGCCAAATCT TATGCGGTGGAAAATGAGGAGCTCTCTCAGCACCTGATAGCAGCTAAAGATGCCCAGAGGCAGCTTACAGCAGAG CTCCAGGAGTTGGAGGAGAAGTACTTGGAGTGCATCGAGATGCTGCATGAAGcccaggaggagctgaagaacCTGAGGAACAGAAACTACCCCGCAGGAACCCCCCGACGCTACCATCCCCTGGGACTGTATCCCATG GATTCTCTGGCAGCTGAGATCGAGGGAACAATGAGGAAGGAGTTGAGTCTGGACGACCCAGAGTGCGAGGAACAGAA GATCCATCGTAAGCGTGTTTTTGAGACAGTCAAGAACGTCAATCAGACTGTCCGTCAGCGTTCACTGACTCCAACCAGCGCCAACATCCCGGGCTCCAACCAGTCTCTGTCAGCTCGCACATCGCCACAGTCCAGCGGCCTCTCCACGCCTCGCTCCAGCATATATGGAAGTGACATCAACGCAGACAGTATTGCCCTTGACAACCGGACACAGAGCATCCTGATGGAGACGACATCCAATCAAGATAG TGCAGAGGGCCGAGAGAAGAAGGCGAGTGGGGCTGAGGACCTGCGGCTGGCCCTGCGCCGCCTGTCTCTGCGTAGACAAAACAACCTGAGTGAGAGGCGCTTCtttgaggaggagagggagcggAGGCGGGGAGGACATGGAGGTCTCCACGATGCCCTGGGCCAGGAGAGTGCGATGACCCCCTCAGAAAGCATCATGTCCCTTGGGAACCTCCACTTGTGGGCCACGAGAGGGCCTTACCTCCCTGACAAACTCCAGATCGTCAAACCGCTTGAAG GCTCTGCCACCCTGCACCACTGGCAGCAGTTAGCCCAGCCTCACCTCGGTGTGATTCTGGACGCCAGGCCTGGAGTCGTGTCAAAGGGCTACAGACCCCTCGAACTGGAGCTGgagcag GTGTATCCATGGGGTGGCTTTGAAGAAGATGAACCAGGGGAGCAGTACTTCCAGAATCTGCCCACCTCCACGGCCTCCGCTTCCCCAGCCGTGCCCTCCACCTCCAGCACAGGCAGCACCAACCTCGGTCAGCCACCGCCCAGCCTCGCTCcaccttctcctccctctccatccCCATCGCCACATCTCAGCAACACTGACGCCCTGG ctgcATACTACCCAGGTAAATGCATGGCTCACACCAGCTCTACTTACACCTTCACTACCTGTCGGATCCTCCACCCAACTGATGAGCAGACGCGGGTCACACCAAG TCTAAACCCAGTCCCAGCGTCGTCCTCCTGTGTGATGACCAGCACTCTGTTGGGTACTCCTGCTGCTACACCCTGCACGCCCCGCAGGCTCAGTCTCAGGCCCTCTGAATCCTCAACTAACCTCAG AGATGCAACACGTACCACCAGCACATCCCTGGGGTTAGTGCGCCTTCTCCAGGAGAGAGGGATCTCAGCAGCAATGTATCACCAGAGTCAGGGCCTGGAGCATGGAAAGAGCAGCGAAGGGGTTTTATTCAGCACGTCCATCACTCCCAACAGAGCCCCCAACCCTGACCCCCTGCGCCCCTCTACTCCTCCAAACTCCCCCACAGGGCGGGGAGCTTCAGCTGTGCCAATATCCGTGGGCTTCGACTTCAAGAGCCCCTCCTATGACAACTTCCTGGCTTCCAAACCGGCCCGTTCCATTCTGAAAGAAGTGACGGGAGGGATGAGGggcaggcagagagggagggactgcGAAAGCCAGACGGACGTTAGCGTGACCGTTCACAACCTCAACCTCCTGGATAAGGTGAAGCGGCTGGGTGTGGCCGGAGCTCAAGGGGGCAGAGCAGTGAGTCCCAGCCCCATCCTGGGGCCTCTGGGCGGGCTGCGCAGATCCGGCTCTCCTTTTGGGCCCGATGGAATAAGAAGGAACCGGAGTTATCCAGCCATGGTTGGAGCCAGCATGGCCATGAAGGCTCCAGGGCCCCCGGAGTAG
- the LOC122969436 gene encoding trafficking kinesin-binding protein 1-like isoform X4 — protein MTKTYNDIDAVTRLLEEKERDLELAARIGQSLLKKNQTLTEQNDYLEEQVGQITEEVAQLHHELNLKDELLQFYTNAAEESEEESSGSPTGKKSKIETASGGFVSDTLQRKLKELEEENLSLRSEANHLKSETETYEEKEQQLVNDCVKELRLSSLQISTIAEELARKTEDASRQQEEITHLLSQIVDLQKKAKSYAVENEELSQHLIAAKDAQRQLTAELQELEEKYLECIEMLHEAQEELKNLRNRNYPAGTPRRYHPLGLYPMDSLAAEIEGTMRKELSLDDPECEEQKIHRKRVFETVKNVNQTVRQRSLTPTSANIPGSNQSLSARTSPQSSGLSTPRSSIYGSDINADSIALDNRTQSILMETTSNQDSSAEGREKKASGAEDLRLALRRLSLRRQNNLSERRFFEEERERRRGGHGGLHDALGQESAMTPSESIMSLGNLHLWATRGPYLPDKLQIVKPLEGSATLHHWQQLAQPHLGVILDARPGVVSKGYRPLELELEQVYPWGGFEEDEPGEQYFQNLPTSTASASPAVPSTSSTGSTNLGQPPPSLAPPSPPSPSPSPHLSNTDALAAYYPGKCMAHTSSTYTFTTCRILHPTDEQTRVTPSLNPVPASSSCVMTSTLLGTPAATPCTPRRLSLRPSESSTNLRDATRTTSTSLGLVRLLQERGISAAMYHQSQGLEHGKSSEGVLFSTSITPNRAPNPDPLRPSTPPNSPTGRGASAVPISVGFDFKSPSYDNFLASKPARSILKEVTGGMRGRQRGRDCESQTDVSVTVHNLNLLDKVKRLGVAGAQGGRAVSPSPILGPLGGLRRSGSPFGPDGIRRNRSYPAMVGASMAMKAPGPPE, from the exons ATGACGAAGACGTACAATGACATCGATGCTGTCACACGTCTGTTGGAGGAG aaagagagagatttggAGCTGGCTGCGAGGATCGGCCAGTCACTCCTTAAGAAGAACCAAACCCTGACTGAGCAGAATGACTATCTGGAGGAACAAGTGGGACAAATCACAGAGGAG GTGGCCCAGCTGCACCATGAGCTGAACCTGAAGgatgagctgctgcagttttaCACCAATGCAGCTgaggagagtgaggaggagtCCAGTGGCTCGCCAAC GGGTAAGAAGAGTAAAATAGAAACAGCTTCAGGAGGCTTTGTGAGTGACACACTCCAGAGGAAACTCAAAGAGCTGGAAGAAGAGAACCTGTCGCTCCGCTCAGAG GCTAACCATCTAAAGTCAGAGACGGAAACATATGAGGAAAAGGAACAGCAGCTTGTTAATGACTGTGTGAAGGAACTCA GGTTATCAAGTCTCCAGATCTCTACCATAGCGGAGGAATTGGCTCGTAAGACTGAGGATGCCTCCCGGCAGCAAGAGGAAATCACACACCTCCTCTCTCAGATAGTCGACCTGCAAAAGAAAGCCAAATCT TATGCGGTGGAAAATGAGGAGCTCTCTCAGCACCTGATAGCAGCTAAAGATGCCCAGAGGCAGCTTACAGCAGAG CTCCAGGAGTTGGAGGAGAAGTACTTGGAGTGCATCGAGATGCTGCATGAAGcccaggaggagctgaagaacCTGAGGAACAGAAACTACCCCGCAGGAACCCCCCGACGCTACCATCCCCTGGGACTGTATCCCATG GATTCTCTGGCAGCTGAGATCGAGGGAACAATGAGGAAGGAGTTGAGTCTGGACGACCCAGAGTGCGAGGAACAGAA GATCCATCGTAAGCGTGTTTTTGAGACAGTCAAGAACGTCAATCAGACTGTCCGTCAGCGTTCACTGACTCCAACCAGCGCCAACATCCCGGGCTCCAACCAGTCTCTGTCAGCTCGCACATCGCCACAGTCCAGCGGCCTCTCCACGCCTCGCTCCAGCATATATGGAAGTGACATCAACGCAGACAGTATTGCCCTTGACAACCGGACACAGAGCATCCTGATGGAGACGACATCCAATCAAGATAG CAGTGCAGAGGGCCGAGAGAAGAAGGCGAGTGGGGCTGAGGACCTGCGGCTGGCCCTGCGCCGCCTGTCTCTGCGTAGACAAAACAACCTGAGTGAGAGGCGCTTCtttgaggaggagagggagcggAGGCGGGGAGGACATGGAGGTCTCCACGATGCCCTGGGCCAGGAGAGTGCGATGACCCCCTCAGAAAGCATCATGTCCCTTGGGAACCTCCACTTGTGGGCCACGAGAGGGCCTTACCTCCCTGACAAACTCCAGATCGTCAAACCGCTTGAAG GCTCTGCCACCCTGCACCACTGGCAGCAGTTAGCCCAGCCTCACCTCGGTGTGATTCTGGACGCCAGGCCTGGAGTCGTGTCAAAGGGCTACAGACCCCTCGAACTGGAGCTGgagcag GTGTATCCATGGGGTGGCTTTGAAGAAGATGAACCAGGGGAGCAGTACTTCCAGAATCTGCCCACCTCCACGGCCTCCGCTTCCCCAGCCGTGCCCTCCACCTCCAGCACAGGCAGCACCAACCTCGGTCAGCCACCGCCCAGCCTCGCTCcaccttctcctccctctccatccCCATCGCCACATCTCAGCAACACTGACGCCCTGG ctgcATACTACCCAGGTAAATGCATGGCTCACACCAGCTCTACTTACACCTTCACTACCTGTCGGATCCTCCACCCAACTGATGAGCAGACGCGGGTCACACCAAG TCTAAACCCAGTCCCAGCGTCGTCCTCCTGTGTGATGACCAGCACTCTGTTGGGTACTCCTGCTGCTACACCCTGCACGCCCCGCAGGCTCAGTCTCAGGCCCTCTGAATCCTCAACTAACCTCAG AGATGCAACACGTACCACCAGCACATCCCTGGGGTTAGTGCGCCTTCTCCAGGAGAGAGGGATCTCAGCAGCAATGTATCACCAGAGTCAGGGCCTGGAGCATGGAAAGAGCAGCGAAGGGGTTTTATTCAGCACGTCCATCACTCCCAACAGAGCCCCCAACCCTGACCCCCTGCGCCCCTCTACTCCTCCAAACTCCCCCACAGGGCGGGGAGCTTCAGCTGTGCCAATATCCGTGGGCTTCGACTTCAAGAGCCCCTCCTATGACAACTTCCTGGCTTCCAAACCGGCCCGTTCCATTCTGAAAGAAGTGACGGGAGGGATGAGGggcaggcagagagggagggactgcGAAAGCCAGACGGACGTTAGCGTGACCGTTCACAACCTCAACCTCCTGGATAAGGTGAAGCGGCTGGGTGTGGCCGGAGCTCAAGGGGGCAGAGCAGTGAGTCCCAGCCCCATCCTGGGGCCTCTGGGCGGGCTGCGCAGATCCGGCTCTCCTTTTGGGCCCGATGGAATAAGAAGGAACCGGAGTTATCCAGCCATGGTTGGAGCCAGCATGGCCATGAAGGCTCCAGGGCCCCCGGAGTAG
- the LOC122969436 gene encoding trafficking kinesin-binding protein 1-like isoform X2, protein MDNKSRMERLTGDECELDDWYYNENDKVLCADRVGQMTKTYNDIDAVTRLLEEKERDLELAARIGQSLLKKNQTLTEQNDYLEEQVGQITEEVAQLHHELNLKDELLQFYTNAAEESEEESSGSPTGKKSKIETASGGFVSDTLQRKLKELEEENLSLRSEANHLKSETETYEEKEQQLVNDCVKELRLSSLQISTIAEELARKTEDASRQQEEITHLLSQIVDLQKKAKSYAVENEELSQHLIAAKDAQRQLTAELQELEEKYLECIEMLHEAQEELKNLRNRNYPAGTPRRYHPLGLYPMDSLAAEIEGTMRKELSLDDPECEEQKIHRKRVFETVKNVNQTVRQRSLTPTSANIPGSNQSLSARTSPQSSGLSTPRSSIYGSDINADSIALDNRTQSILMETTSNQDSAEGREKKASGAEDLRLALRRLSLRRQNNLSERRFFEEERERRRGGHGGLHDALGQESAMTPSESIMSLGNLHLWATRGPYLPDKLQIVKPLEGSATLHHWQQLAQPHLGVILDARPGVVSKGYRPLELELEQVYPWGGFEEDEPGEQYFQNLPTSTASASPAVPSTSSTGSTNLGQPPPSLAPPSPPSPSPSPHLSNTDALAAYYPGKCMAHTSSTYTFTTCRILHPTDEQTRVTPSLNPVPASSSCVMTSTLLGTPAATPCTPRRLSLRPSESSTNLRDATRTTSTSLGLVRLLQERGISAAMYHQSQGLEHGKSSEGVLFSTSITPNRAPNPDPLRPSTPPNSPTGRGASAVPISVGFDFKSPSYDNFLASKPARSILKEVTGGMRGRQRGRDCESQTDVSVTVHNLNLLDKVKRLGVAGAQGGRAVSPSPILGPLGGLRRSGSPFGPDGIRRNRSYPAMVGASMAMKAPGPPE, encoded by the exons ATGGACAACAAGAGCAGGATGGAGAGATTAACGGGGGATGAATGTGAGTTGGATGACTGGTACTATAACGAGAATGATAAAG TGCTATGTGCAGACAGAGTGGGCCAGATGACGAAGACGTACAATGACATCGATGCTGTCACACGTCTGTTGGAGGAG aaagagagagatttggAGCTGGCTGCGAGGATCGGCCAGTCACTCCTTAAGAAGAACCAAACCCTGACTGAGCAGAATGACTATCTGGAGGAACAAGTGGGACAAATCACAGAGGAG GTGGCCCAGCTGCACCATGAGCTGAACCTGAAGgatgagctgctgcagttttaCACCAATGCAGCTgaggagagtgaggaggagtCCAGTGGCTCGCCAAC GGGTAAGAAGAGTAAAATAGAAACAGCTTCAGGAGGCTTTGTGAGTGACACACTCCAGAGGAAACTCAAAGAGCTGGAAGAAGAGAACCTGTCGCTCCGCTCAGAG GCTAACCATCTAAAGTCAGAGACGGAAACATATGAGGAAAAGGAACAGCAGCTTGTTAATGACTGTGTGAAGGAACTCA GGTTATCAAGTCTCCAGATCTCTACCATAGCGGAGGAATTGGCTCGTAAGACTGAGGATGCCTCCCGGCAGCAAGAGGAAATCACACACCTCCTCTCTCAGATAGTCGACCTGCAAAAGAAAGCCAAATCT TATGCGGTGGAAAATGAGGAGCTCTCTCAGCACCTGATAGCAGCTAAAGATGCCCAGAGGCAGCTTACAGCAGAG CTCCAGGAGTTGGAGGAGAAGTACTTGGAGTGCATCGAGATGCTGCATGAAGcccaggaggagctgaagaacCTGAGGAACAGAAACTACCCCGCAGGAACCCCCCGACGCTACCATCCCCTGGGACTGTATCCCATG GATTCTCTGGCAGCTGAGATCGAGGGAACAATGAGGAAGGAGTTGAGTCTGGACGACCCAGAGTGCGAGGAACAGAA GATCCATCGTAAGCGTGTTTTTGAGACAGTCAAGAACGTCAATCAGACTGTCCGTCAGCGTTCACTGACTCCAACCAGCGCCAACATCCCGGGCTCCAACCAGTCTCTGTCAGCTCGCACATCGCCACAGTCCAGCGGCCTCTCCACGCCTCGCTCCAGCATATATGGAAGTGACATCAACGCAGACAGTATTGCCCTTGACAACCGGACACAGAGCATCCTGATGGAGACGACATCCAATCAAGATAG TGCAGAGGGCCGAGAGAAGAAGGCGAGTGGGGCTGAGGACCTGCGGCTGGCCCTGCGCCGCCTGTCTCTGCGTAGACAAAACAACCTGAGTGAGAGGCGCTTCtttgaggaggagagggagcggAGGCGGGGAGGACATGGAGGTCTCCACGATGCCCTGGGCCAGGAGAGTGCGATGACCCCCTCAGAAAGCATCATGTCCCTTGGGAACCTCCACTTGTGGGCCACGAGAGGGCCTTACCTCCCTGACAAACTCCAGATCGTCAAACCGCTTGAAG GCTCTGCCACCCTGCACCACTGGCAGCAGTTAGCCCAGCCTCACCTCGGTGTGATTCTGGACGCCAGGCCTGGAGTCGTGTCAAAGGGCTACAGACCCCTCGAACTGGAGCTGgagcag GTGTATCCATGGGGTGGCTTTGAAGAAGATGAACCAGGGGAGCAGTACTTCCAGAATCTGCCCACCTCCACGGCCTCCGCTTCCCCAGCCGTGCCCTCCACCTCCAGCACAGGCAGCACCAACCTCGGTCAGCCACCGCCCAGCCTCGCTCcaccttctcctccctctccatccCCATCGCCACATCTCAGCAACACTGACGCCCTGG ctgcATACTACCCAGGTAAATGCATGGCTCACACCAGCTCTACTTACACCTTCACTACCTGTCGGATCCTCCACCCAACTGATGAGCAGACGCGGGTCACACCAAG TCTAAACCCAGTCCCAGCGTCGTCCTCCTGTGTGATGACCAGCACTCTGTTGGGTACTCCTGCTGCTACACCCTGCACGCCCCGCAGGCTCAGTCTCAGGCCCTCTGAATCCTCAACTAACCTCAG AGATGCAACACGTACCACCAGCACATCCCTGGGGTTAGTGCGCCTTCTCCAGGAGAGAGGGATCTCAGCAGCAATGTATCACCAGAGTCAGGGCCTGGAGCATGGAAAGAGCAGCGAAGGGGTTTTATTCAGCACGTCCATCACTCCCAACAGAGCCCCCAACCCTGACCCCCTGCGCCCCTCTACTCCTCCAAACTCCCCCACAGGGCGGGGAGCTTCAGCTGTGCCAATATCCGTGGGCTTCGACTTCAAGAGCCCCTCCTATGACAACTTCCTGGCTTCCAAACCGGCCCGTTCCATTCTGAAAGAAGTGACGGGAGGGATGAGGggcaggcagagagggagggactgcGAAAGCCAGACGGACGTTAGCGTGACCGTTCACAACCTCAACCTCCTGGATAAGGTGAAGCGGCTGGGTGTGGCCGGAGCTCAAGGGGGCAGAGCAGTGAGTCCCAGCCCCATCCTGGGGCCTCTGGGCGGGCTGCGCAGATCCGGCTCTCCTTTTGGGCCCGATGGAATAAGAAGGAACCGGAGTTATCCAGCCATGGTTGGAGCCAGCATGGCCATGAAGGCTCCAGGGCCCCCGGAGTAG